In one window of uncultured Draconibacterium sp. DNA:
- the era gene encoding GTPase Era translates to MTHKAGFVNIVGNPNVGKSTIMNALVGEKLSIITQKMQTTRHRIKGIVSGDDFQIVYSDTPGILKPSYKLQESMMKFVDTALIDADVILFVTDVKEKVDKNPEYIEKVRKSNMPVIVLLNKIDLSNQEEVLKLYDHWSNTFPGADVFAISALEKFNIEPIFDRIMEHLPEGPAFFSKEQLTDRNERFFVQEIIREKILLHYQKEIPYSVEVEVEEFKETDKIINIRTVIHVSRDSQKGIIIGHQGKMIKRVGTEARLDAEEFFDKKIFLELYVKVAKDWREKDGQLKNFGYDKF, encoded by the coding sequence ATGACACATAAAGCAGGATTTGTGAACATTGTTGGCAACCCGAATGTGGGAAAATCAACAATTATGAATGCACTGGTAGGCGAAAAACTGTCTATCATCACCCAAAAGATGCAAACCACGCGCCACCGCATCAAAGGCATTGTAAGTGGCGACGATTTCCAAATTGTTTATTCCGATACTCCCGGTATTCTGAAGCCCAGTTATAAGCTTCAGGAATCGATGATGAAGTTTGTTGACACAGCTTTGATCGATGCCGATGTGATTCTTTTTGTTACCGATGTAAAAGAAAAGGTAGACAAGAATCCCGAATACATCGAGAAAGTACGAAAGTCGAATATGCCGGTTATCGTGTTGCTGAATAAGATCGATTTATCGAATCAGGAGGAAGTATTAAAACTATACGATCATTGGTCGAACACATTTCCGGGAGCCGATGTTTTTGCGATTTCAGCCCTGGAGAAGTTCAATATCGAACCTATTTTCGATCGCATTATGGAGCACCTTCCCGAAGGTCCGGCCTTTTTCTCAAAGGAACAATTGACCGACCGGAACGAGCGCTTTTTTGTGCAGGAAATTATTCGGGAGAAGATTCTTCTACACTACCAAAAGGAGATTCCTTATTCGGTGGAGGTTGAAGTTGAAGAGTTTAAAGAGACAGATAAAATTATAAATATCCGTACGGTGATTCATGTGTCGCGCGATAGCCAGAAGGGAATTATCATTGGGCATCAGGGCAAGATGATAAAACGCGTTGGGACGGAAGCACGCCTTGATGCAGAAGAATTTTTTGACAAGAAAATTTTTCTGGAGTTGTATGTTAAAGTAGCCAAAGACTGGCGCGAGAAAGACGGTCAGTTAAAGAATTTTGGATACGATAAATTTTAA
- the der gene encoding ribosome biogenesis GTPase Der yields MSSRIVAIVGRPNVGKSTLFNRLIEQRKAIVDETAGVTRDRNYGKGEWIGVEYSVIDTGGYVVNSEDVFESEINKQVHLAIDEADVIMFVVDVEAGITDLDDAIASILRRNKKEIIVVVNKVDNHNRILDAQEFYGLGLGEIYCISSMTGSGTGDMLDALVEKFPHKDSLEEEHELPHLSVVGRPNVGKSSFINALIGEDRNIVTDVAGTTRDSIHTRYNKFGHDFMIVDTAGLRKKGKVHEDLEFYSVLRSVRTIENSDVCMLLIDATRGVEAQDMNILNLIIKNKKGVVILVNKWDLIDKDTMTTKKMTEEIQERLAPFTDVPILFISALTKQRVHKALEIAMQVHQNRKQRIKTSELNEILLEAIENYGPPSVKGKYIKIKYCTQLPSPTPVFALFANLPQYIKEPYKRYIENQLRDNFKLTGVPIQIYFRQK; encoded by the coding sequence ATGAGCAGCAGAATAGTAGCTATAGTAGGACGCCCTAATGTTGGTAAATCAACGTTGTTTAATCGCCTGATTGAACAACGTAAAGCCATTGTTGACGAAACAGCAGGTGTTACCCGCGATCGTAATTACGGGAAAGGCGAGTGGATTGGCGTAGAATATTCGGTAATTGATACCGGTGGTTATGTCGTTAACTCGGAAGATGTTTTTGAATCAGAGATTAACAAACAAGTGCATTTGGCCATTGACGAGGCCGATGTGATAATGTTTGTGGTTGACGTGGAAGCCGGAATTACCGACCTGGATGATGCCATCGCCAGTATTTTACGACGCAATAAAAAGGAGATTATCGTGGTTGTAAACAAGGTAGATAACCATAATCGCATTTTAGACGCACAGGAATTTTACGGCCTTGGATTGGGCGAAATCTATTGTATTTCGTCGATGACCGGAAGTGGAACAGGCGATATGTTGGATGCACTGGTAGAAAAATTTCCGCACAAAGATTCACTGGAAGAAGAGCACGAATTGCCACACCTGTCGGTAGTTGGCCGCCCGAATGTTGGTAAATCGTCGTTTATAAATGCTTTGATTGGCGAAGACCGTAACATTGTAACCGATGTTGCCGGAACAACGCGCGATTCAATACATACCCGATACAATAAGTTCGGCCACGATTTTATGATCGTTGACACAGCCGGACTGCGCAAAAAGGGAAAAGTGCACGAAGACCTGGAGTTTTACTCGGTCTTACGCTCTGTGCGTACCATCGAAAATTCGGATGTTTGTATGTTACTTATTGATGCAACACGTGGTGTGGAAGCACAGGACATGAACATTCTGAACCTGATTATAAAAAATAAAAAAGGTGTGGTTATTTTGGTGAATAAGTGGGATTTGATTGACAAAGATACCATGACCACCAAAAAAATGACGGAAGAAATCCAGGAGCGACTGGCACCGTTTACCGATGTCCCAATTCTTTTCATTTCTGCCTTAACAAAACAGCGTGTGCACAAAGCGCTGGAGATTGCTATGCAGGTACACCAAAACCGTAAACAGCGTATTAAAACATCGGAGTTGAATGAGATCTTGCTGGAAGCCATTGAAAATTACGGTCCTCCATCAGTAAAAGGTAAATACATAAAAATTAAGTATTGTACGCAATTGCCATCGCCAACACCGGTGTTTGCATTGTTTGCCAATTTGCCGCAATACATTAAAGAGCCTTATAAAAGGTATATCGAAAACCAATTGCGCGATAATTTTAAACTTACCGGCGTACCTATTCAAATTTATTTCAGACAGAAATAG
- a CDS encoding polysaccharide deacetylase family protein, which yields MRTLLIFVLTVLSFSSNAQFKWPNGAKAAVVFTYDDGLDCDLDVVVPQLDEFGLKGTFFCTGNSPSLYNRTEEWRAITIRGHELGNHTLFHPCDGTEQDWVKPEYDLRTYTPEQIVAELKTANTLLKAVDGNTERSYGYTCSHFVANGVDFTDSIKNIFVAARCEGPIPETMDDYKTWKTPSYMSVDPEIEDLIAQVEEAKAKGTIVVFMFHNVGGGYLNTAADVHKQLLQYVSENSDDLYSDSFINVMKYVKDNQ from the coding sequence TATTTTTGTTTTAACTGTTCTTTCCTTTAGCTCAAACGCACAGTTTAAGTGGCCAAATGGCGCCAAAGCGGCTGTAGTTTTTACCTACGACGATGGTTTGGATTGCGATTTAGATGTTGTTGTTCCGCAACTGGACGAGTTTGGTTTGAAAGGAACATTTTTCTGTACCGGAAATTCACCAAGTCTATATAACCGAACCGAAGAGTGGCGTGCCATTACAATACGAGGGCACGAGCTGGGAAACCACACATTATTTCACCCCTGCGACGGAACAGAGCAGGATTGGGTAAAACCCGAATACGACCTGAGAACTTATACACCCGAACAAATTGTTGCTGAGTTAAAAACAGCCAACACTTTGTTAAAGGCAGTCGATGGAAATACTGAACGATCGTACGGATATACCTGCAGCCATTTTGTGGCCAATGGTGTGGATTTTACCGATTCGATAAAAAATATTTTTGTGGCTGCCCGTTGCGAAGGCCCCATCCCGGAAACAATGGACGATTATAAAACCTGGAAAACACCAAGTTATATGTCTGTCGATCCGGAGATTGAGGATTTGATTGCTCAGGTTGAGGAAGCCAAAGCAAAAGGAACAATTGTGGTGTTTATGTTTCACAATGTGGGCGGTGGTTACCTGAATACCGCGGCAGATGTACATAAACAACTGCTGCAATATGTAAGCGAAAACAGTGATGATCTTTACAGCGACTCCTTTATAAATGTAATGAAGTACGTGAAGGATAATCAGTGA